The following are encoded together in the Chroicocephalus ridibundus unplaced genomic scaffold, bChrRid1.1 SCAFFOLD_26, whole genome shotgun sequence genome:
- the LOC134509659 gene encoding olfactory receptor 14J1-like, whose product HTPMYFFLLNLALLDLGCISTTLPKAMANSLWDTRAISFSGCVSQVFFFAFLISAEFCLLTIMAYDRYVAICKPLHYGSLLGSRACVHMAAAAWGSGFLNALLHTANTFSIPLCQGNGLHQFFCEIPQILKLSCSQSDYLGEVGLIVFGAFFSFACFVFTVVSYVQIFRAVLRIPSEQGRHKPFSTCLPHLAVVSLFIIFGMFAYLKPTSISSTDLDLVVSILYSVVPPAVNPLIYSMRNLELRDALTKLLQYTLFNPQ is encoded by the coding sequence cacacccccatgtacttcttcctcctcaacctcgccctcctcgacctgggctgcatctccaccactctgcccaaagccatggccaactccctctgggacaccagggccatctccttctcaggatgtgtttcccaggtctttttctttgccttcttgatctcagcagagttttgtcttctcaccatcatggcctacgaccgctacgttgccatctgcaaacccctgcactatgggtccctcctgggcagcagagcttgtgtccacatggcagcagctgcctggggcagtggctttctcaatgctctcctgcacactgccaatacattttcaatacctctctgccaaggcaatggcctacaccagttcttctgtgaaatcccccagatcctcaagctctcctgctcacaatcagaCTACCTTGGGGAAGTTGGGCTTATTgtgtttggtgcctttttttcttttgcctgttttgttttcactgtggtgtcctacgtgcagatcttcagggctgtgctgaggatcccctctgaacAGGGAAGGCACAAACcgttttccacgtgcctccctcacctggccgtggtctctctCTTTATCATTTTTggcatgtttgcctacctgaagcccacctccatctcctccacagatCTAGACTTAGTGGTGTCaattctgtactcggtggtgcctccagcagtgaaccccctcatctacagcatgaggaacctggagctcagggatgccctgactaaactattgcaatatactcTATTTAACCCTCAATGA